In a genomic window of Vibrio gigantis:
- a CDS encoding NAD(P)H-dependent oxidoreductase produces MTHPIITDLNTRYTAKKYDAEKRISAEDMEVIKEALRLSASSINSQPWKFIIIESDEAKQRFHNTFENMFQFNQPHAKEASHTILFAHDPKYTKEKFAKRADTEVSSGHLPAEMYEQFLGAYAFAEMNTDEAGFNGNWTKSQVYIALGNTLHTLARLGIASTPMEGVDAAMISEEFADELEGHVVDVALAIGYHKDGEDYNHGKPKARLALDEVVTTL; encoded by the coding sequence ATGACTCATCCAATCATTACTGATCTAAACACTCGTTACACAGCTAAAAAATACGATGCAGAAAAACGCATCTCTGCGGAAGACATGGAAGTAATCAAAGAAGCACTTCGTTTGTCAGCTTCTTCTATCAACTCTCAGCCTTGGAAATTCATCATCATTGAGAGCGACGAAGCAAAACAGCGTTTCCACAACACTTTCGAGAACATGTTCCAGTTTAACCAACCACATGCGAAAGAAGCGTCACACACAATCCTGTTTGCTCATGATCCTAAGTACACTAAAGAGAAATTCGCGAAGCGTGCCGATACAGAAGTAAGCTCAGGTCACCTGCCAGCTGAAATGTACGAGCAATTCCTAGGTGCTTACGCATTCGCAGAAATGAACACAGACGAAGCAGGTTTCAACGGTAACTGGACTAAGTCTCAAGTGTACATTGCACTGGGTAACACGCTGCACACGCTTGCTCGCCTTGGTATCGCTTCAACTCCTATGGAAGGCGTAGACGCGGCTATGATCAGCGAAGAATTTGCTGACGAACTAGAAGGTCACGTTGTTGATGTTGCACTCGCTATCGGCTACCACAAAGACGGCGAAGACTACAACCACGGTAAACCAAAAGCGCGTCTAGCGCTTGATGAAGTCGTGACTACGCTTTAA
- a CDS encoding YibL family ribosome-associated protein: protein MSVKNELQQINNRLDKCRHKLDAAKTRNDRPVVRQFEDEIKKLTKKIAQLKHKESYDVNQERKSLVDMPFSREITKAEQADMGKLKKSVKGLVIVHPMTKIGKELRIEVMTGYAPKKF from the coding sequence ATGAGTGTTAAAAACGAACTTCAACAAATTAACAACCGTCTAGACAAGTGTCGTCACAAGTTAGATGCTGCTAAAACTCGTAATGATCGTCCTGTTGTTCGTCAATTTGAAGACGAAATCAAAAAGCTAACTAAGAAAATTGCCCAGCTTAAACACAAAGAAAGCTACGATGTGAATCAAGAGCGTAAGTCTCTGGTTGATATGCCATTTAGCCGTGAAATTACTAAGGCTGAGCAAGCGGATATGGGTAAACTTAAAAAGTCTGTTAAAGGGCTCGTAATTGTTCACCCAATGACGAAGATTGGTAAAGAACTTCGCATTGAGGTTATGACTGGTTACGCACCGAAAAAATTCTAA
- the norV gene encoding anaerobic nitric oxide reductase flavorubredoxin: MTIHVKSNVHWVGVHDWETEHFHGKEYHMNKGTSYNSYLIREEKTVLVDTVDHRFTEQFLANLEMEIDINDIDYIICQHAEEDHSGALAALLAKIPNTPVYCTEAGVNSIVGHHHQPDWNFRTVKTGDTLDIGNGKQLIFVEMKMLHWPDSMATYLTGDEILFSNDAFGQHYCDENLFNDQLDQVELHEQCLRYFSNILTPFAPLVKAKIEEVLSLGVPIDVIATSHGCIWRDNATQIVEQYYEWSKAYKEDRITIVYDTMSNNTRMMADAIAKGIRKGSPETAIKVFNISKHDKNDILANVFRSKGVLVGSSTMNNVMMPQIAALLEEIHGLRFAGKRAAAFGSSGWTGGAVKRIDARLREANFEVSAPQHIHWKPDTDALRQCIDYGMTLAEVWRVEADEVSAPKQVSRNVTLLETTPVPAENSAVLQDTTEQETEVAQDNSVHTADCTCWRCTVCEWVYDPQLGEPYQGVEPGTPWAQVPDDFLCPECHLGKEVFVEK, translated from the coding sequence ATGACTATTCACGTTAAATCAAATGTTCACTGGGTCGGCGTCCATGATTGGGAAACCGAACACTTCCACGGTAAGGAATACCACATGAACAAAGGTACTAGCTATAACTCGTACCTGATCCGTGAAGAGAAGACTGTACTTGTCGATACTGTCGATCATCGCTTTACTGAGCAATTTCTTGCAAACCTTGAGATGGAAATCGACATCAACGACATCGACTACATCATTTGTCAGCATGCCGAAGAAGACCACTCCGGCGCTCTTGCCGCACTACTCGCTAAAATCCCTAATACGCCAGTCTACTGCACAGAAGCGGGGGTGAACTCGATTGTCGGCCATCATCACCAGCCAGACTGGAACTTCAGAACCGTAAAAACCGGCGACACACTGGATATCGGTAACGGCAAGCAACTTATCTTTGTTGAGATGAAAATGCTGCACTGGCCAGATTCAATGGCAACTTACCTAACAGGCGACGAGATTCTGTTTAGCAACGATGCCTTTGGCCAACACTACTGTGACGAGAACCTGTTCAACGACCAATTAGATCAAGTTGAATTGCACGAGCAATGCCTACGTTATTTCTCAAATATCCTGACGCCGTTTGCACCGCTGGTAAAAGCCAAGATCGAAGAAGTCTTGAGTTTAGGTGTACCAATCGATGTGATTGCCACTTCTCATGGTTGTATTTGGCGCGACAACGCGACTCAGATCGTTGAGCAATACTACGAATGGTCAAAAGCCTACAAAGAAGACCGCATCACGATTGTCTACGACACCATGTCAAACAACACTCGTATGATGGCCGATGCGATAGCTAAGGGGATCCGTAAAGGCAGCCCAGAAACGGCAATCAAAGTGTTCAATATTTCTAAGCACGATAAAAATGACATCCTTGCCAATGTCTTCCGCTCAAAAGGCGTGCTCGTTGGTTCATCGACCATGAACAATGTGATGATGCCGCAGATCGCAGCCTTACTTGAAGAGATACACGGATTACGCTTTGCAGGTAAAAGAGCAGCAGCCTTCGGGTCTTCAGGTTGGACTGGTGGTGCTGTAAAACGCATTGATGCTCGCCTACGTGAAGCGAACTTCGAGGTTAGTGCACCACAACACATCCACTGGAAACCAGACACAGATGCCCTTCGTCAATGCATTGATTACGGCATGACACTGGCCGAGGTTTGGCGTGTAGAAGCAGACGAAGTAAGCGCACCGAAACAAGTATCACGCAATGTAACACTGCTTGAAACCACACCTGTACCTGCAGAAAACAGTGCCGTACTCCAAGACACGACAGAGCAGGAAACAGAAGTAGCTCAAGATAACTCAGTACACACGGCAGACTGCACGTGCTGGCGTTGTACAGTGTGTGAATGGGTATACGACCCACAACTAGGTGAACCGTACCAAGGTGTTGAACCAGGAACACCATGGGCACAAGTACCTGACGACTTCCTTTGCCCTGAGTGTCATTTAGGCAAAGAAGTATTTGTGGAGAAGTAA
- a CDS encoding LON peptidase substrate-binding domain-containing protein, whose translation MPNSPRKTTWADAEPETPIESSLELAVFPLPIFLLPGGRQRLRIFEPKYLAMVAHAAQSDGFIISTQDNSNPDHLSSWGTKVNIVDFNMSDDQILEIDVEGEKLVQLHDSFRDNDDLIKSKFSSLPHWPAHEYQVPNVFTAFLVQLFRDHDSIRTLYPTPDFESPQWICARLLEMMPIPLEKKTEFTEPASFPSLVPFLNQIITGQ comes from the coding sequence GTGCCGAATTCACCGAGGAAGACCACGTGGGCAGACGCCGAACCAGAAACACCCATAGAGTCTTCTCTAGAGCTCGCTGTGTTTCCTCTCCCTATCTTCCTTCTCCCAGGAGGTAGACAAAGACTGCGCATTTTTGAGCCAAAGTATCTCGCGATGGTTGCTCACGCAGCGCAGAGCGATGGTTTCATTATCTCCACTCAAGACAACTCGAACCCTGATCATCTCAGTTCTTGGGGAACAAAGGTGAACATCGTCGACTTCAATATGTCGGATGACCAGATATTGGAAATTGATGTCGAAGGCGAAAAGTTGGTGCAACTTCATGACTCGTTTCGAGACAATGATGACTTAATTAAAAGCAAGTTCAGCTCGTTGCCCCACTGGCCAGCCCATGAATATCAAGTGCCAAACGTGTTTACCGCATTTTTGGTTCAGTTGTTTCGCGACCACGATTCGATAAGAACACTCTATCCCACTCCAGATTTCGAGAGTCCTCAATGGATCTGTGCACGATTGCTCGAAATGATGCCTATCCCATTGGAAAAGAAAACAGAATTTACTGAGCCTGCTAGTTTTCCGTCTCTAGTTCCTTTTTTGAATCAAATCATCACGGGGCAATAA
- a CDS encoding tautomerase family protein — protein sequence MIVIYGIKECLNPIKLQLSNVLQQCLNSEMGLPDDKRAHRFVPLERDDFFYPEGRTEAYTVIEINMMEGRAVNTKKRLIKKIFSEIEKQLAISPIDIEITIKEQPSHCWGFRGMTGDEAQDLKYKVKV from the coding sequence ATGATTGTTATTTATGGTATCAAAGAGTGCTTAAATCCAATTAAGTTGCAGCTCTCTAATGTGTTGCAGCAGTGCTTGAACAGTGAGATGGGTTTACCCGATGACAAGCGAGCACATCGATTTGTGCCATTGGAACGAGATGACTTCTTTTACCCGGAAGGAAGAACAGAAGCCTATACCGTCATTGAGATCAACATGATGGAAGGTCGGGCGGTAAACACCAAAAAGCGCTTAATCAAGAAGATATTTTCTGAGATAGAGAAGCAGTTAGCTATCTCTCCAATTGATATCGAAATCACCATTAAGGAACAGCCATCGCACTGCTGGGGATTTCGAGGCATGACAGGCGATGAAGCTCAAGATCTGAAATATAAAGTGAAGGTCTAG
- the norW gene encoding NADH:flavorubredoxin reductase NorW, which translates to MSNIVIVGGGFAALQTIKMVRKLDQDIVITMITADSGVEYSKPNLSHAFSQEQTPETLTVHNAQQLAEQYNVVIKTKALVSEIDIEQQYIRVDGQPIHYTKLVLATGATPFIPPAKGLKRSSTITLNSLEEFEKHKAQIDDAQRVTVIGGGLIGVELAFDLQTAGKDVTIIEPASYLLSSLVPPFVSLELEQVLRKAGVTVETDSAVCRATYLKEDIRLQTTSSRLLRTDAVIAAAGLKPNTTLATQAGITVNKGIVVDQTMKTSANNVYAIGDCAEIEGRVMAYLQPAILSANVLAKQLIANDEMPVAADIKLKLPHIITKVKTPSYPIQLAGRDLQTAQSWETRFDPKGIIAKGFNEDNQLVGFIVTGEHIKTAFPLLKELQTSSPS; encoded by the coding sequence ATGTCGAACATTGTGATTGTGGGTGGTGGTTTCGCTGCCCTACAAACTATCAAGATGGTACGTAAACTCGACCAAGATATCGTGATCACCATGATCACGGCAGATTCGGGGGTTGAGTATAGTAAGCCGAACCTTTCGCATGCGTTCAGTCAGGAGCAAACGCCCGAAACACTCACCGTACATAACGCTCAGCAGTTAGCTGAGCAGTACAACGTGGTTATTAAAACTAAAGCGCTTGTCAGCGAAATAGATATTGAGCAACAGTATATTCGTGTCGATGGCCAACCAATTCACTACACAAAGTTAGTGTTAGCAACGGGGGCCACACCATTTATTCCACCAGCAAAAGGGCTAAAACGCAGTTCGACTATTACGCTCAATAGCCTGGAGGAGTTTGAGAAGCACAAAGCGCAGATCGATGACGCACAGCGTGTCACTGTGATTGGTGGCGGCCTGATCGGAGTCGAGCTTGCCTTTGACCTCCAAACCGCAGGGAAAGATGTCACGATCATCGAGCCTGCTAGCTATCTATTAAGCAGCTTGGTGCCGCCTTTCGTTTCTCTAGAATTGGAGCAAGTGTTAAGAAAAGCAGGGGTGACCGTTGAAACGGACTCTGCCGTTTGTCGAGCGACTTACCTAAAAGAGGATATAAGGTTACAAACTACCTCTTCTCGATTGTTACGAACGGATGCAGTGATTGCAGCTGCAGGGCTGAAACCAAACACGACATTAGCGACACAGGCCGGAATCACCGTCAACAAGGGGATCGTTGTCGACCAAACCATGAAAACCAGTGCTAATAATGTGTATGCGATTGGTGACTGCGCAGAAATTGAGGGGCGTGTGATGGCTTATCTACAACCCGCGATTTTGTCTGCTAACGTGTTGGCAAAGCAGCTCATTGCGAATGATGAAATGCCCGTGGCAGCTGACATAAAACTCAAGTTGCCTCATATCATCACCAAGGTGAAGACCCCAAGCTACCCCATTCAGCTTGCAGGTCGCGATCTGCAAACCGCTCAAAGCTGGGAAACTCGCTTTGACCCTAAAGGCATTATCGCGAAAGGCTTCAATGAAGATAATCAGTTGGTTGGGTTCATTGTCACGGGAGAGCACATCAAAACCGCATTTCCTCTACTGAAGGAGTTGCAGACAAGTTCACCATCATAA
- a CDS encoding DUF4344 domain-containing metallopeptidase has protein sequence MTLLKRTLTYSLALSSMFAATYASSEQIAQSNLVVEFSAPKNAEEKQLKREIQSSGVNDTVIDLSNQLFMFEKPLTIQYGGEEGPLYDPQTHQVLIPYRFYAESLNYFEQNQYEKEYGKSAQTGAIDTLLHTLLHEAGHAYIEDQKIAILGKEEDAVDNLATILLLNYVEHGADAAISAADMFAFESEDRPEYYDLGEYIDEHSFDLQRYFSTLCLVYGSDPDAYKNLLDEVENDYLKDRKEFCVEHFDVINENWHQYLKESDDT, from the coding sequence ATGACATTATTGAAACGAACACTGACCTACAGCCTAGCCCTGAGTTCAATGTTTGCCGCAACTTATGCATCTAGTGAACAAATAGCCCAAAGCAACCTAGTCGTCGAGTTTTCTGCTCCGAAAAATGCCGAAGAAAAACAACTCAAACGCGAGATTCAAAGCAGTGGCGTTAATGACACCGTGATCGACCTTTCAAACCAGCTCTTCATGTTTGAAAAGCCATTAACCATTCAATACGGCGGGGAAGAAGGGCCGCTGTACGATCCACAAACCCATCAAGTGCTGATCCCTTACCGCTTTTACGCTGAGTCACTCAATTACTTTGAGCAGAACCAATATGAAAAAGAGTATGGCAAATCTGCGCAAACCGGCGCTATTGATACCTTGCTACACACCCTGCTACACGAAGCTGGGCATGCTTATATTGAAGACCAAAAGATTGCCATCTTGGGCAAAGAGGAAGATGCGGTAGACAACCTAGCAACCATCCTATTACTTAACTATGTGGAACATGGCGCCGATGCCGCGATCAGCGCAGCAGACATGTTCGCTTTCGAGTCAGAAGACCGCCCGGAGTATTACGACTTGGGGGAATACATCGACGAGCACAGTTTCGATCTGCAGCGTTACTTCTCCACGTTATGCTTGGTGTATGGCAGCGACCCCGATGCTTATAAAAACTTGCTCGATGAAGTGGAAAACGACTATTTGAAAGATAGGAAAGAGTTCTGTGTCGAGCACTTTGACGTGATCAATGAAAATTGGCATCAGTATTTAAAAGAGAGTGACGATACGTAG
- the gltS gene encoding sodium/glutamate symporter: protein MNQLISIGPLESFLIAISVLFLGHFVNAKLPVLKKYNIPEPIVGGLIVAFAITALHFNGLDLEFSLPLQNTFMLMFFATVGLAANYTQLIKGGAKVFLFLGVASVYIIIQNGVGVTLATALGLEPLMGLIAGSITLSGGHGTGAAWSQTFADTFGIANTLEIAMASATFGLIIGGIIGSPVAQKLIDKNQLESEYGTGTQTHERFPELVTYNEYEEDKVTAKKVIEVLFILLICITGARYLEEWVATFEISWLMIPDFVYALFIGVFITNVFEVTKLHKTDSETVDILGTVSLSLFLAMALMSLKLWNIFDLAIPFLVILAVQAVVLGIFSYFVTFKVMGSNYDAAVMAGGHCGFGLGATPTAVMNMGSLVNRFGPSPQAFMVVPIVGAFFIDIVNLIILQGYISFIG from the coding sequence ATGAATCAATTAATTTCAATTGGACCACTAGAATCCTTCCTAATCGCGATTAGTGTTTTGTTTCTAGGTCATTTTGTAAACGCAAAGCTTCCGGTTCTCAAAAAGTACAATATCCCAGAGCCCATTGTCGGCGGCTTGATTGTCGCTTTTGCTATTACAGCCCTACACTTTAACGGCCTTGATCTTGAGTTTTCCTTGCCCCTGCAGAACACATTTATGTTGATGTTCTTTGCAACGGTTGGCCTTGCGGCTAACTACACGCAGCTGATAAAAGGTGGTGCCAAGGTATTCCTATTTTTAGGCGTTGCTTCGGTTTACATCATTATCCAAAACGGTGTAGGTGTCACACTTGCAACGGCACTAGGGCTTGAACCATTGATGGGTTTGATTGCTGGCTCAATCACGCTATCCGGTGGCCATGGCACAGGCGCGGCTTGGTCTCAAACTTTTGCAGACACATTTGGCATTGCAAACACGCTAGAAATCGCGATGGCTTCTGCGACCTTTGGTTTGATTATCGGTGGTATTATCGGTAGCCCAGTAGCGCAAAAGCTGATTGATAAAAACCAACTTGAATCTGAGTATGGCACTGGTACACAAACGCACGAACGCTTCCCTGAACTGGTTACTTATAACGAGTATGAAGAAGACAAAGTGACGGCGAAGAAGGTGATTGAAGTTTTGTTCATTCTTCTTATCTGTATTACTGGTGCGAGATACTTAGAAGAGTGGGTGGCGACTTTTGAAATTTCTTGGTTGATGATTCCTGACTTCGTTTACGCGTTGTTTATCGGCGTATTCATCACTAACGTGTTTGAAGTGACTAAGCTGCATAAGACTGACAGCGAAACAGTCGATATTCTGGGTACTGTGTCATTGTCACTGTTCCTAGCGATGGCGTTAATGAGCCTGAAACTGTGGAACATCTTTGACCTTGCGATTCCGTTCTTGGTCATCCTTGCAGTTCAGGCCGTTGTGTTAGGTATCTTCTCTTACTTTGTGACGTTCAAAGTGATGGGGTCGAACTACGATGCTGCGGTTATGGCGGGTGGTCACTGTGGTTTCGGACTAGGTGCAACACCAACAGCGGTAATGAACATGGGCTCTTTGGTGAACCGTTTCGGTCCGTCACCACAAGCCTTCATGGTGGTACCAATTGTTGGCGCGTTCTTCATTGATATTGTTAACTTGATTATCCTGCAAGGGTACATATCGTTTATCGGTTAA
- a CDS encoding glycerol kinase, protein MSDKISTSALAKQRDIDAKTLFSDLKTAGYIVRSQDRWVLTERGESFGGEYVEHKKFGVFIVWPEKLLIDLDTFSGQTLTATQLGNSFQLSAKKINLLLNELGWITREEDGWHVTSTGLKAGGEQREDKATQNLFVVWHDSLVRNKRLKQSVIEFLGHDAESHSTDVSFSSFRQKFEAKHRSLDGHYVRSKGELIIDNWLYMAGVVHAYERPLPISKEVISDFYLPSGKVYILFWGTDSAPIADEKRETTRKIYEEHGFGLIEITPEDIPNLDSVLPPLLRQYGIKAY, encoded by the coding sequence ATGTCAGACAAGATCTCCACATCGGCTCTCGCTAAACAGAGAGATATAGACGCTAAAACTCTATTCAGTGACCTAAAAACGGCAGGCTATATCGTACGTTCACAGGATCGATGGGTACTGACCGAACGAGGGGAAAGCTTTGGTGGGGAATATGTCGAACACAAAAAGTTTGGTGTCTTCATTGTATGGCCAGAGAAGCTGCTTATCGACTTGGACACCTTCTCAGGGCAAACACTAACCGCAACTCAGCTCGGCAATTCCTTTCAACTCAGCGCAAAGAAAATCAACTTACTGCTCAATGAGCTTGGTTGGATCACAAGAGAAGAAGACGGTTGGCACGTCACCTCGACAGGTTTGAAGGCCGGTGGTGAACAGAGAGAAGATAAAGCCACACAAAATCTATTCGTGGTGTGGCACGATTCATTAGTCCGCAATAAACGTTTGAAGCAATCAGTTATTGAGTTCTTAGGGCACGATGCAGAAAGCCACTCAACGGATGTGTCATTTTCTAGCTTCCGCCAAAAGTTCGAGGCCAAGCACCGAAGCTTAGATGGACATTATGTGCGTTCAAAAGGAGAGCTGATCATCGATAACTGGCTTTATATGGCTGGAGTGGTTCATGCGTACGAACGTCCGCTGCCAATATCAAAAGAAGTCATCAGTGATTTTTATCTACCAAGCGGCAAAGTGTACATCCTGTTTTGGGGAACCGATTCTGCGCCAATCGCCGATGAAAAACGTGAAACCACGAGAAAAATCTATGAAGAGCATGGTTTTGGCTTAATCGAAATCACACCGGAAGATATCCCAAATCTAGACAGCGTCCTTCCGCCATTATTGCGCCAATACGGCATCAAGGCGTACTAA
- a CDS encoding sigma-70 family RNA polymerase sigma factor has translation MQVESRSSGKGKEHVIIPDKKTTTESKVPAELSSWLILVGTDRDKQAFTCLFKFFAPKIKRFGISKLGGEAAANELVQDTMTNVWKKAHLYKEDKGAATTWVYTVMRNAAFDMLRKVKAKAEQTIADDIWPIDAMVAESQSDQLPFGDHLMSRHVMTQIEKLPLAQKTIVKGVYFQELSQEQLAQQLGVPLGTVKSRLRLALAKLKVHMGEQSHD, from the coding sequence ATGCAAGTCGAAAGTAGAAGTTCAGGGAAAGGCAAGGAGCATGTCATTATCCCAGACAAAAAAACAACGACCGAATCCAAGGTTCCAGCAGAGCTTTCAAGCTGGTTGATCTTGGTTGGTACAGACAGAGACAAGCAGGCATTTACCTGTTTGTTCAAGTTCTTTGCTCCCAAGATAAAGCGTTTCGGAATTAGCAAGTTAGGTGGTGAAGCTGCTGCAAACGAGCTAGTTCAAGACACCATGACCAACGTTTGGAAGAAAGCTCATCTGTATAAAGAAGACAAAGGCGCTGCGACGACTTGGGTCTACACGGTCATGCGAAACGCTGCTTTTGATATGTTGCGCAAAGTAAAAGCAAAGGCTGAACAAACAATCGCAGACGACATCTGGCCTATCGACGCGATGGTTGCGGAATCTCAGAGTGATCAATTACCGTTTGGCGATCATTTGATGAGCCGACACGTAATGACCCAAATAGAGAAGCTGCCTCTGGCCCAGAAAACTATTGTCAAAGGTGTTTACTTTCAAGAGCTCTCTCAAGAGCAACTCGCTCAGCAACTTGGCGTCCCACTTGGAACCGTGAAATCACGTCTAAGACTTGCTTTAGCCAAACTTAAGGTTCATATGGGGGAACAAAGTCATGATTAA
- a CDS encoding YbgA family protein gives MDKKIKIGISACVAGHKVRFDTGHKRSRFCTDDLADYVELEPVCPEMGVGLPTPRPTIRQTRMLDDIIHVSRPDGSGDVTNELIEFGQNYSKNNQHIAGFIVCQKSPTCGMERVKVYHHHGRGSESTGIGMFTKQIMEGNPLLPVEENGRLNDPILRENFMTRVFTYQKWLDLVDEGITKHKLIQFHSAHKYLVMCHHVEGYKNLGKLLGGNDLEIDDLAAQYIEGLMKALSHHANRGSHANTLHHLQGYFKKQLSSSHKQELTNQIASFREGVIPLLVPLTLINHYLMEYPNEYLESQVYLNPHPQELKLRYGY, from the coding sequence ATGGATAAAAAAATAAAAATAGGCATTAGTGCATGTGTCGCCGGTCATAAAGTTCGGTTCGATACTGGCCACAAACGTTCTCGCTTCTGCACAGACGACCTAGCAGATTACGTTGAGTTGGAACCAGTTTGTCCAGAAATGGGCGTTGGCCTTCCAACTCCTCGCCCAACCATTCGTCAAACAAGAATGTTGGATGACATCATTCATGTTTCTCGCCCAGATGGTTCAGGTGATGTGACCAACGAACTGATCGAGTTCGGTCAAAACTATTCAAAGAACAACCAACACATTGCTGGCTTTATTGTGTGTCAAAAAAGCCCAACCTGCGGTATGGAGCGCGTCAAAGTCTACCACCACCATGGGCGCGGTTCTGAATCAACAGGTATTGGCATGTTCACTAAGCAAATAATGGAAGGCAATCCACTGCTTCCGGTTGAAGAAAACGGTCGCCTCAACGATCCCATTTTGCGTGAAAACTTTATGACTCGAGTATTCACTTACCAAAAATGGCTCGACCTTGTTGATGAAGGTATTACTAAACACAAGCTGATTCAATTCCACAGTGCCCACAAATACTTAGTGATGTGTCACCATGTAGAGGGGTACAAAAATTTAGGAAAGCTTCTAGGGGGTAACGACCTAGAAATCGATGATTTGGCAGCTCAATACATCGAAGGCTTGATGAAGGCGTTATCACATCACGCTAATCGAGGCAGTCACGCCAATACTCTGCACCACTTGCAAGGTTACTTTAAGAAGCAACTGAGTAGCAGCCACAAACAAGAACTCACCAACCAGATCGCTTCATTTAGAGAGGGCGTGATTCCACTACTCGTACCGCTGACACTGATCAATCACTATCTAATGGAGTACCCAAACGAGTACTTAGAATCGCAGGTCTACCTAAACCCTCACCCTCAAGAACTTAAACTGAGATACGGATATTGA
- a CDS encoding ChrR family anti-sigma-E factor — MIKHHPNAEILKDFVDGTLADSVSLIVSSHVELCEHCQQQVKQLTAEAANNVFDADSVFSSDDLNSFSMDDMGFDFDAIDQITADLSQAVEVESKVEQVTVADTTFTIPRALSSVARKDWMNLGKISRARLDFDDEAHHTSLLHIDKDGQVPCHTHKGFEITLLLEGSFEDEMGVYNKGDFIWLDGNHTHQPATKEGCVCLTVSSDALYFTKGVSQLFNPLGKYIY, encoded by the coding sequence ATGATTAAACATCACCCAAATGCTGAAATTTTGAAAGATTTTGTCGATGGCACGCTCGCAGACTCTGTTTCTTTGATTGTTTCTAGTCACGTAGAACTGTGTGAACACTGCCAACAGCAAGTTAAGCAGCTTACCGCTGAGGCGGCGAATAACGTATTCGACGCGGATTCAGTATTTTCAAGCGATGACCTAAATAGCTTCTCAATGGACGATATGGGCTTTGATTTCGACGCGATTGATCAAATCACTGCTGATTTATCTCAAGCAGTGGAAGTTGAGTCAAAGGTAGAACAAGTTACCGTTGCAGACACCACATTCACTATCCCTCGCGCTCTAAGTTCAGTGGCGAGAAAAGACTGGATGAACCTAGGCAAAATTTCACGCGCAAGACTCGATTTTGATGACGAAGCCCACCACACCAGCTTGTTGCACATCGACAAAGATGGGCAAGTGCCTTGTCACACCCACAAAGGCTTCGAGATAACGCTTCTTCTAGAAGGCAGCTTCGAAGACGAAATGGGCGTATACAACAAAGGCGACTTCATCTGGTTGGATGGCAACCACACTCATCAACCAGCAACCAAAGAAGGTTGTGTATGTTTAACCGTTTCAAGTGATGCCTTGTATTTCACTAAAGGTGTGAGCCAACTGTTCAACCCATTAGGTAAATACATTTACTAG